One genomic region from Cucumis melo cultivar AY chromosome 9, USDA_Cmelo_AY_1.0, whole genome shotgun sequence encodes:
- the LOC103483060 gene encoding protein RGF1 INDUCIBLE TRANSCRIPTION FACTOR 1-like produces MVREVENNSVPEWVEILLGEKFFTPCSLHISCKKNDKTFFCLFCRSAICFSCFSSHRTHALLQIRRYVYHEVIRLRDAEKLMNCSLVQPYTTNRAKVVFLKERRRGKRRGLRSSSGGSRSNSNNTNLCITCFRNLQYPYLFCSLSCKINQKVNEKIEIISKQKRNYENLPPRTTTETQTPSSVLDRDFSSAAAAVKSVKKKNNRSCVKSLAAVLCRPRCFPISDFATAVNRRKGVPHRSPLN; encoded by the exons ATGGTGAGAGAAGTTGAGAATAATTCAGTTCCTGAATGGGTTGAGATTCTTCTGGGGGAGAAGTTCTTTACTCCATGTTCACTTCACATCTCTTGTAAGAAGAATGACAAgactttcttttgtttgttcTGTCGTTCTGCTATTTGCTTCTCTTGTTTCTCCTCTCATCGCACGCATGCTCTTCTTCAG ATAAGAAGATATGTGTACCATGAAGTTATACGACTAAGAGATGCTGAGAAACTCATGAATTGTTCTCTCGTGCAA CCATACACAACAAATAGAGCAAAAGTGGTGtttctaaaagaaagaagaaggggAAAGAGAAGAGGTTTGAGATCATCATCAGGAGGATCGAgaagtaatagtaataatacaAATTTGTGCATCACATGCTTTCGCAACCTTCAATATCCATATCTCTTTTGCTCTCTTTCATGCAAG atcaaTCAAAAGGTGAAtgagaaaattgaaataataagCAAACAAAAAAGGAATTATGAGAATCTTCCACCGCGAACCACAACAGAAACCCAAACCCCATCCTCCGTTCTGGACCGGGATTTCtcctccgccgccgccgccgttaAGTCAGTCAAGAAGAAGAACAACCGTAGCTGTGTGAAATCCTTAGCGGCGGTTCTTTGCCGGCCGAGATGCTTCCCTATCTCCGATTTCGCCACCGCCGTGAACCGCCGAAAGGGCGTTCCTCATAGATCGCCGTTAAATTGA